CCCGAACCAaactaaacctaacctaaacaGACCCAAAAACAATCCATGGCCCAATACCAAACACCCAATTACAACCAGAAACCCAATAGCCTAGACCAAAACCCGAAGCCCAACAGGCCCAAAATAGACCAACAGACCCAAGCCCAAGTGTCAAgggtcaaactagggtttcagcttttctgaaaccctagcgcCGCAGCCACCGACCCCAACTGCCACCAAGTCTGCCACCGCACGGCCTCCTCACTGGCCTCACCTGCTCCACCTGCAAAACAAAGAACAACACGCAACAACAAAGGACAACAGAgagaaaacaacaaagaaacaaacaaagGAACAGCAgtagacaaaaaataaaaaaaacaaatggaaaatgacaaaaaaaatagcaaacagCCCTATAAAGGCTGAAAACGAGACTATTGTATTTTCTCTCTTCGACatgaatacaaagaaaaaaaaagaaagatctgaacttttgaagtttttttcatttttgcatTTTAGATCTAgggtatttattattattatttcatctacgaaaatataaaaaaaggagGAGAAGGGGAATACCTGGAGTCTCCCGCAAGTCCCATCGCCAGAGCCCTTTGCGACCGCCAGAATCGTGCCGAGGGAGGGCGCGGGGGTCTCCTTTTCCTCCGGTCTTTGGGCCAAGAAAGGCACCGTCACCAAACGGCCTTTTAAATCGGGTTAAAATCGACCTTCGGGTCGCACGCCACCGCCCGTGGTGGATCTATGGCGACGCAGGCGACGGCCCTATTGGCCTGATTGGAGGGCTGCGAGAGAGAGAATCTGAAAGttctctgaattttttttaaaaaaaagaggggttaaactgatttttttcttattttttgcaTTTATATTGGGTGtaatacggcgccgttttgggccTTGGTATCAGTggccaaaacggtgccgttttgtcGTTTACTCGACCCAGTGGTaccaggatccgcgtgttttgttGGGAGGGGCTAATTTCATGTTCAGCCCCTCCGCTTTTGCAAATAGTGTAATCagattcttctttatttttgatttggGCCATAAGATTTACTgcttgtttcattttagtccattgAAATGCAGCACAGGAGGTCAATGGGATATTTTCCCGATTAATCTCCGCTTTACTTTGCGCATTTGAATTTGgtcccttatttatttttattttaatctatcctgctaatttaatttaagctacaattaaaccctttttttttatcttatttttgtatttatttatttatttagttatttgtttgcttatttatatctttatttaaaactttgttATACACGGACATATACATCATTTTATAATATGCATACgcacatatattttatgttttatatatttatatatacatatgtgttTTATGTtctataactttaaaaatatatatatatacatacatattttcttttatatatatatatactttataatcttaaaatatatgtatacctATATACCTTTTATAATACAGAGATgcacacatattttataatttatatatatatatatatatatatatatatatatatatatttcacaattttaaaatatacatatatatctctttacatttttgagtttattcattttttattgttattattatttatgtatttatttatatgttcattattattttaaaagaccGTTTTAATTCTATTCGTTTATGTActtgtaattatataattgatttgtctcttatatttatttatttcattttttatgattgttcatattattcatacttATATTATCGAATTCATTATTGCTTTGTACGCGTATTAACATTGTGTTTTATTCCTACTATTTTgtgtttgattaattttagtcgatgcataaattatgatttttgaataagtaaaatctcgtgtttagatttgagaaggtcgtaccctaacttaccgggtttcgattttcacaataaaactaaatacatgaatcttttcaaactcaagttttaaacgatctcgggaattgGGAAAAGATCGTGTCTTAATTCACTGGGCATGaatcccttttttaaaatccgAGATAgccaaatattttcttaaataagtaaatttttcggcatgtattctcgtatcgggaattcgatacgttatgtcctaacgcattggatatgacatgtcgttttctcgagatgaagatttttctaaaaaataataaatgcaatattttgcgtttggaaatttgagaaaaagtgCCCTAATGTGTTgagtttcgatttctcgtttagccaaatagcttgatattcttctaaaatttcaaagtatggGTTTTGAAAACCATAAGGTGATCTTGATTTCGAGAGTTTAAAATATCGTATCCTAATgtgctggatgtgatattcttTCATAACAAGAGAATCTTAAATTTCAACCCATATCgttcaaaattttttaggattgtatttttaaaattcttcaaaatttttaattttcgacattaagacattaactaatcaactaggtaccaattttgggcgttacgagggtgctaatccttcctcgtacgtaactgactcccgaatccgtttttctgaatttcgtggaccaaaatcgttgttttaataaaatcaaatcgtttattaaaaacaatcactttttAAGGTGATACGATCacactttcaaaaaaaaaagattggtgacgACTCTCACATtcgatttcatttttcaaaatccaagtcgaccccttttttatcaaaaaaatgatgTCAACACTAATGAAAAGCTTGGTGAACCGTGCTGCGTATGATGATCAGTCGGGCAAAAGGTTCGCAACTGGTGAAGCGAATTTTACCAGCTCTCAAACACTGTACATTTTAGCGCAGTGCACGCCGGACTTAACTGATGCACTTTGCTTTAGGTGCTTACAAAGTGCCATTGCCGAGCTTCCAATGTGTTGTGAGGGGAAACAAGGTGGACGAGTTTTGCTTCCCAGCTGCAGCATCAGATATGATATGTTTCCCTTCTTCAGTCGTAATGGCACAGCCACCATAGAGTTTCCTTCGCCATCCTCACCCAACTCTACTAAACAAGGTCAGTTCCTGTATAATTGCTTGGCTAAACTATGCTCTTCCCACATATATACTGATATATTTATGTtcaggaaaaagaaagaactcTTCTCCTATTATCATTGCCATTGTTGCTCCAGTAGTTACCTCTTTGGTGCTATTGGCGTTAGGCCTACTTTTTATGAGAAAGAGGGCGAGCAAGAAATACAATGCATTACCTGAAAAAAATGGTAACGATTATTTTCCAATAATCTCCAATTCTTAATATGATTTGACAATCTAGTCTTCAAGTAAtgatatttatgattttattctAATGGAAAGTTCCCTTTGATTATGTAGCCGTGGAGAACGTCATAGGTTTAGAATCCTTGCAATTTAATCTGAGCACAATTCAAGCCGCAGTGAACAATTTCTCTTCTGATAACAAAATAGGTGAAGGTGGATTTGGTGAGGTCTACAAGGTACATAACTTTTAAAGCTATAGCAATTTCAAAAACTCTGGAAATTTGCAAAATTTGAAGGGATGAAATGACAAAATacaattactttttttttttttttttgatgtgTATATGATGCCAGGGGAAACTATGTAATGGACAAGAAATAGCCGTGAAGAGGTTATCTAAGAGCTCTAACCAAGGAACAGAAGAATTCAAGAGTGAGTTGGCACTGTTAACTAAGCTTCAACACAGGAATCTTGTGAGACTGCTGGGATTTTGCTTGGATGGTGAAGAAAAGCTACTGGTTTATGAATATGTGCCAAACAAAAGCCTCGACTTTTTTCTATTTGGTATAGTCATTTAAACAAACAATAGTCTTCATACTTCCTAAACTATGTGATTGAGTTTGATGGATTTTGCAGACCCTGAAACACAAGGGAATTTGGAGTGGTCAGCACGTTACAGAATTATTGAAGGGATCTGTAGAGGACTTCTTTATCTTCATGAAGATTCTCGGCTTAGGAGCATCCACCGTGATCTCAAAGCTAGCAACATTTTGTTGGATGAGGATATGAATGccaaaatttcagattttggtATGGTAAGGATTTTCGGTGTTGATCAAACTCAAACAAACACTAGAAGAATCGTTGGGACATAGTAAGTCTGAAATTATCCTATGATTTGATGTTCCCCATATTTGAAAAGATCAACACTTGCTTGGATTTAACAACAGCTAATATTGCAGCATGAAACTCTGttcatatgtttttttatttcagtcGCTTAATTTGTGCTTTACTTGTTTGTAGTGGTTATATGGCTCCAGAGTATGCAATGCATGGACAGTTTTCAATGAAATCTGATGTTTTCAGCTTTGGGGTTTTAGTACTAGAAATTATAAGCGGCAAAAAGAATAGTTGGTTTTATGAATCAGAGGGCGGTGAAGGCCTCCTAAGTTATGTGAGTCCATTTAATTTGCTCATCAATCTTTCTGTGGTTTAATCAAATGCAAAGAATGTGACATTGTTTAGCAAATTGTTGCAGTGTTGGAAGCAAAGGAGGGATGGAAGTCCCTTGGAAATGATGGATCCCAAATTAAGAACACACTATTGTAGAAATGAAGTTGTTAAATGTATCCATGTAGGGTTATTATGTGTTCAAGAAGATCCAGCTAAAAGGCCTTCAATAACAAAGGTGGTTCTCATGCTCGACAGCAACTCGGTTTCGTTGCCGCAACCTCAGAAACCGGCATATTTAGCAGAAATGAGTGGAGTCCTCCAGGAGCAAAGGGGCTTGAAGAAGTGTCTGTCAATGAAGTGTCGATAACTGAAATAGAGCCTCAATAGAGGAACTCTGGATTGTACAAAATACGTACAAATTGGCAATGGGTTCTCATGCTCGACAGCAACTCGGTTTCGTTGCCGCAACCTCAGAAACCGGCATATTTCCTTAGTAGCAGAAATGAGTCGAGTCCTCCAGGAGCAAAGGGGCTTGAAGAAGTGTCTGTCAATGAAGTGTCGATAACTGAAATAGAGCCTCAATAGAGGAACTCTGGATTGTACAAAATACGTACAAATTGGCAATGTTTCTGGGTCTTAGTTCATTATAGTTCGGAACATCAACCACTCTCAATAATCAGTGCTGGGTTGATTAGCAAAATCTGTAAAATCATGGCTGGAGTTTGGTCTAAAAAGAGTCTTGCCACGTCACTAAATATTTTgacttaatcaaattaaattattcagttttctcaaatcaattcaaataaagAGTTTAGTTTTTGAGTTTAagtgagttgaattttacaattaaaataattcaaattactcgaataataaatttatataaataccTCTTAAGTCcttaatagtttttaaaatgtgcaaattgatttctctaaaaattacaaaagattcaaaataatcttcaaaattttaaaatatttataaaatatttttccaaaattttatatatattcaaaaaaataaaaattaaaaaatactaaaatctttaaaacatataaatatgttaaatataatattttaaaaaaatctaaaatgataaatttgagatgttaaataagtaaattatcaactaagtttatcatactaattatCTTGTTTTTTcctcttatttttcaaaagagttttcatatatacatgacatttatgttctttaatttttaaatttaactcaaataaaattactcAACTCGATTCTACTCAAATCAATTCagataataaaatagaaatctTTAATTCGACTAACTCgaacttttttatttcattatatcagatactattaaattaattataaaatctaaaaacgataatttcacaaaaaaaaaaaaaaggaagtgTAGCCACGCTTTCGGAAGAgaaatcttgaaattttgacaaataagAAATCAATAGTTTTTTGGTTGATTAAACTTGTAAGATCTGTGTACCATAAGACAAGAGACTCTATAGATTTTGTTTTACCCAAAACTTGGTTCTTCTACTTGATGGTGATATGGGTGGTTTTAGCTTCCAAAGCACGAAAGTGTGGGTCAAGCCAGTTGTTTTTTCAATTGCCAGTGATGTGTCATTGTTTACAAGGGAGACTCAGTCAAGTTGAATATCATGAGTCACTGTTCTAATTTACTTTGAGCATTGAATAAACATGGTGGATCGATAAGTAAAATAATGGAGAACCACAAAATGCTTTAAAGAAATAAGCAACTAACTCAATATCCCCACTAGGGACGAAGCTAGATAATTCACTTAGGAATCCAGCCGATGAGAAATAgtaacctttttaaaaataaaagttaagtaaaacaaaatatcaaaataaattttagaaaagattaaaaaagtTCTGGTTCTCACATTTAGGGtccgtttgtttacatgtaaaaggttttacggaaaatattttctgcattttcctgtgtttgtttcacagaaAACAGCTTGGTCAACGGAAAATGAACTTACAGTCAACGGAAAATAagttttttcttgtaaaatgacttacccttttgaaaagcgTAAGTCATTTTAGGAAAAGAACTTATCAATagataaatttacttttatataaaaattaacttaaatcaagtttaatattattatattgataataaaatttatttttacttttaaaatatttaaaatattaatataaaatactatatttttaatattattaaacatacgtatttaattatttatatttagtcatataataaattattaatataattaatataatttattatttttaataaattatttaatatttaaattttattttaatagtaaattttaaaaataataattttaaataatattattcacatattattgaaaatatcaatattaatattttaatactaaatattaattacaattattaatatattaataataaatgttttgtagtataaatgttaaaatatgtcataagtctatatactcttcacaaatttgcaatttactttctgtacttttattttcaagaatttagtcctctactttccagatttgaaa
This genomic stretch from Gossypium raimondii isolate GPD5lz chromosome 6, ASM2569854v1, whole genome shotgun sequence harbors:
- the LOC105774567 gene encoding cysteine-rich receptor-like protein kinase 10, which encodes MMSTLMKSLVNRAAYDDQSGKRFATGEANFTSSQTLYILAQCTPDLTDALCFRCLQSAIAELPMCCEGKQGGRVLLPSCSIRYDMFPFFSRNGTATIEFPSPSSPNSTKQGKRKNSSPIIIAIVAPVVTSLVLLALGLLFMRKRASKKYNALPEKNAVENVIGLESLQFNLSTIQAAVNNFSSDNKIGEGGFGEVYKGKLCNGQEIAVKRLSKSSNQGTEEFKSELALLTKLQHRNLVRLLGFCLDGEEKLLVYEYVPNKSLDFFLFDPETQGNLEWSARYRIIEGICRGLLYLHEDSRLRSIHRDLKASNILLDEDMNAKISDFGMVRIFGVDQTQTNTRRIVGTYGYMAPEYAMHGQFSMKSDVFSFGVLVLEIISGKKNSWFYESEGGEGLLSYCWKQRRDGSPLEMMDPKLRTHYCRNEVVKCIHVGLLCVQEDPAKRPSITKVVLMLDSNSVSLPQPQKPAYLAEMSGVLQEQRGLKKCLSMKCR